The Puntigrus tetrazona isolate hp1 chromosome 3, ASM1883169v1, whole genome shotgun sequence genome contains a region encoding:
- the cactin gene encoding cactin yields the protein MGSKKHRRSRSRSRSPERSRRYVRSRSPEDRHGRNRSPVKGSRRRGRSDSGGSRSSGGSAGPSRYRGRESGHSSDSDREHRDRRAHRRSKDRDSSSGDNHTNQKKYKTKTKHKDEKGSRRRSRSSSRSSSESSVERNRGRDDRRRQSRSSSRERQREKDREGRRRPSRERDRDRRRRSESRSSISSSSSTDSEQEGKTTQGSSSNREDQKKQKEMMKALETPEEKRARRLAKKEAKERKKREKMGWSEEYMGYTNADNPFGDNNLLGTFKWQKALEKKGIGHLSEKNLKERNKHIQVENRRELQKVKQLRLEREREKSMREQELEMLQREKEAEHFKTWAEQEDNFHLHQAKLRSKIRIRDGRAKPIDLLAKYISAEDDDLSVEMHEPYTFLNGLTVTDMDDLLEDIKVYMELEQGKNVDFWRDMTTITEDEISKLRKLEASGKGPGDRREGINTSVSTDVQSVFKGKTYSQLQALYMNIENKIQAGGSNLDIGYWESLLQQVRVYMARARLRERHQDVLRQKLFKLKQEQGVESEPLFPIIKEEPENERPISPAAAESADEEPSSSQQGDDRVGRTKRLDRDEGERSGRSSPEEKKEGEEEEGEKDEAPEAVLTEEDLIQQSQAEYDSGRYSPTLLQPPELPLDTHIINVEEDLQRLQLARRQLQVTGDANESAEDAFVRRAKEGMGGDEAQFSVEMPLTGKMYLWADKYRPRKPRFFNRVHTGFEWNKYNQTHYDSDNPPPKIVQGYKFNIFYPDLIDKRSTPQYFLEPCPDNKDFGILRFHAGPPYEDIAFKIVNREWEYSHRHGFRCQFANGIFQLWFHFKRYRYRR from the exons ATGGGATCGAAGAAGCATCGTAGGAGCCGATCGCGGTCCCGCTCTCCAGAAAGATCCCGTAGGTATGTCCGCTCGCGCTCGCCGGAGGACAGACACGGTCGAAACCGATCTCCCGTGAAAGGTTCTCGCAGACGAGGTCGGTCTGACAGCGGCGGCTCCAGGAGCAGCGGAGGATCCGCAGGCCCTAGTCGATACCGAGGGAGAGAGTCCGGTCACTCCAGCGACTCCGACCGCGAACACAGAGACAGAAGAGCACACCGAAGATCGAAGGACAGAGACAG CTCTTCAGGTGATAACCACACTAATCAGAAGAAATATAAGACGAAGACCAAACACAAGGATGAAAAGGGCAGCAGGAGGAGGAGTAGAAGCTCCTCACGTTCCAGCTCAGAGTCCAGTGTGGAGAGAAACCGAGGCAGAGATGACAGGAGACGACAGAGCAGGAGCTCCAgccgagagagacagagagagaaagaccgAGAGGGGAGGAGGAGACCGAGCAGAGAGAGGGATCGAGACAGACGTAGACGTTCTGAATCCAGATCTTCCATTTCCTCGAGCTCCTCCACCGACTCTGAACAGGAAGGCAAGACGACTCAGGGGTCCTCCTCCAATAGAGAAGACCAGAAGAAACAGAAGGAGATGATGAAAGCGCTGGAGACCCCGGAGGAGAAGAGAGCCAGACGTCTGGCCAAGAAAGAGGCCaaggagaggaagaagagggAGAAGATGGGCTGGAGTGAAGAGTACATGGGCTATACCAATGCTGATAACCCCTTTGGAGATAACAACCTGCTGGGCACCTTCAAATGGCAGAAG GCTCTGGAGAAGAAGGGCATCGGGCACTTGTCAGAAAAAAACCTGAAGGAGAGGAATAAACACATCCAGGTGGAAAACCGCAGGGAGTTGCAGAAg gtgaaGCAGCTGCGTCTGGAGCGAGAGCGGGAGAAGTCCATGCGTGAGCAGGAGCTGGAGAtgctgcagagagagaaagaggccgAACACTTCAAAACATGGGCGGAACAGGAGGACAACTTTCACCTGCACCAGGCCAAACTGAG GTCTAAGATCCGGATCCGTGACGGCCGGGCGAAGCCCATCGACCTGCTGGCTAAATACATCAGCGCTGAAGACGATGATCTGTCGGTGGAGATGCACGAACCGTACACCTTCCTCAACGGACTCACCGTCACAGACATGGACGACCTGCTGGAGGACATCAAG GTGTACATGGAGCTGGAACAGGGCAAAAATGTGGATTTCTGGAGAGATATGACCACCATTACTGAAGACGAAATCAGCAAACTGCGCAAACTAGAGGCGTCAGGCAAAGGACCAG GAGACCGTCGTGAGGGGATAAACACATCTGTCAGTACAGACGTGCAGAGCGTGTTTAAAGGGAAGACGTACAGTCAACTTCAGGCTCTTTACATGAACATTGAGAACAAGATCCAGGCCGGAGGCTCCAACCTGGACATCGGTTACTGGGAGAGTCTCCTGCAGCAGGTGCGGGTCTACATGGCACGGGCCAG gcTGAGAGAGCGCCATCAGGACGTCCTGCGGCAGAAACTGTTTAAACTTAAACAGGAACAGGGTGTGGAGAGCGAACCGCTTTTCCCCATCATCAAAGAAGAGCCGGAGAACGAGCGGCCCAT TAGCCCTGCAGCGGCGGAGTCTGCGGATGAGGAGCCGAGCAGCTCCCAGCAAGGTGACGATAGAGTCGGACGGACCAAGAGGCTGGATAGAGACGAGGGTGAGCGTTCTGGAAGGAGCAGTCCTGAGGAGAAGAAGgaaggggaggaggaggagggagagaaagatGAAGCACCGGAAGCAGTGTTAACAGAGGAGGATTTGATCCAGCAGAGTCAGGCGGAGTACGACTCCGGCCGTTACAGTCCCACCCTCCTGCAGCCCCCGGAGTTACCTCTGGACACACACATCATCAACGTGGAGGAGGACCTGCAGAGACTCCAGCTGGCCCGGAGACAGCTGCAGGTGACCG GTGACGCGAATGAAAGCGCTGAAGATGCATTCGTGCGTCGCGCTAAAGAGGGCATGGGCGGCGACGAGGCTCAGTTCAGCGTTGAAATGCCTTTGACTGGAAAAATGTACTTGTGGGCCGACAAATACCGTCCACGTAAGCCTCGCTTCTTCAACCGCGTCCACACCGGCTTCGAGTGGAACAAGTACAACCAGACGCATTACGACTCCGACAACCCGCCGCCCAAGATCGTCCAGGGCTACAAGTTCAACATCTTCTACCCCGATCTCATCGACAAGCGCTCGACGCCGCAGTACTTCCTCGAGCCCTGTCCCGACAACAAAGACTTCGGGATACTGCGCTTCCACGCCGGACCGCCGTACGAAGACATCGCATTTAAAATCGTGAACCGTGAATGGGAATATTCCCATCGCCACGGCTTCCGCTGCCAGTTCGCCAACGGAATCTTTCAGCTGTGGTTCCACTTTAAGCGATACCGGTATAGGCGATGA